The Deltaproteobacteria bacterium genome includes a window with the following:
- a CDS encoding sugar ABC transporter permease — protein sequence MTEWLERNVPRIVLAPSFLAVLIFVYGFIAWTAWVSLTRSRLLPKYEIEGFIQYDRLFAAPRWDTAMDNLFIFGVLFIVVSMLLGLLLAILLDQKIRAEGALRTIYLYPMALSMIVTGTAWKWIMNPGLGIEALVRGWGFEAFSFDWIIDPDMAIYAIVIAAVWQASGFVMALFLAGLRSVDEEIIKAARIDGIPTWRIYSAIIIPSMAPIFLSAFIVLAHLAIKSFDLVIALTGGGPGYATDLPATYMYAMAFSRGNLGQAASSAMVMMAVVFAIVVPYLYSELRAKRD from the coding sequence ATGACCGAGTGGCTGGAACGCAACGTACCGAGGATAGTTCTCGCCCCGTCGTTTCTTGCCGTCCTGATCTTCGTGTACGGGTTCATTGCCTGGACGGCGTGGGTCTCGCTGACACGTTCGCGCCTTTTGCCGAAGTACGAGATCGAAGGGTTCATCCAATACGACCGGTTGTTCGCGGCGCCCCGCTGGGATACGGCCATGGACAATCTGTTCATTTTCGGCGTCCTGTTCATCGTGGTCTCGATGCTGCTGGGGCTCTTGCTGGCCATTCTTCTCGACCAGAAGATCAGGGCCGAGGGGGCGCTGCGCACGATCTACCTGTACCCCATGGCTCTCTCGATGATCGTGACCGGGACGGCGTGGAAATGGATCATGAACCCGGGCCTCGGAATCGAGGCGCTGGTCCGAGGCTGGGGGTTCGAGGCCTTTTCCTTCGATTGGATCATCGACCCCGACATGGCGATTTACGCGATCGTCATCGCCGCGGTCTGGCAGGCGAGCGGCTTTGTCATGGCCCTGTTCCTTGCGGGGTTGCGCAGCGTTGATGAAGAGATCATCAAGGCCGCAAGGATTGACGGCATTCCCACCTGGCGCATCTACTCCGCGATTATCATTCCTTCGATGGCGCCGATATTCCTGTCCGCCTTCATCGTGCTGGCCCACCTGGCGATCAAGAGCTTCGACCTGGTCATCGCCTTGACTGGCGGCGGCCCCGGCTATGCCACCGACCTTCCGGCCACCTACATGTATGCGATGGCGTTCTCGCGCGGCAATCTCGGCCAGGCGGCCAGTTCGGCGATGGTCATGATGGCGGTGGTCTTTGCGATTGTCGTGCCCTACCTCTATTCGGAACTGAGAGCGAAACGTGACTGA
- a CDS encoding carbohydrate ABC transporter permease: protein MTDATRSLPGAFGGRQWALRWLLFAVLGLFALFYLMPLFVMITTSLKSLEEIRAGGLVALPGRVTLEAWGTAWSSACSGIQCEGLRPYFWNSVALTVPAVAISTLLGAVNGYVIAQWKFRGANLIFSLMLFGCFIPFQVVLLPMAQMLGFMGLAGTLSGLVFVHVVYGIGFTTLFFRNYYVTIPIELVKAAKVDGAGFFRIFWSIFMPLSLPILMVTVIWQFTQIWNDFLFGVSFSQAGTQPVTVALNNIVNSTTGVKEYNVDMAAAMIAALPTLLVYALAGKYFIRGLTAGSVKG, encoded by the coding sequence GTGACTGACGCGACGCGAAGTCTGCCGGGTGCGTTCGGTGGCCGCCAATGGGCCTTGCGTTGGTTGTTGTTTGCCGTCCTTGGGTTGTTCGCGCTGTTCTACTTGATGCCGCTTTTCGTGATGATCACCACGTCGCTGAAGAGCCTCGAGGAAATCCGAGCGGGAGGCTTGGTTGCGCTACCGGGCCGGGTGACCCTCGAAGCTTGGGGTACGGCCTGGTCCAGCGCCTGCTCCGGTATTCAGTGTGAGGGGCTTCGGCCGTACTTCTGGAACTCCGTGGCGCTGACGGTGCCGGCGGTGGCAATCTCGACCCTTCTCGGGGCGGTGAACGGTTACGTGATAGCGCAATGGAAGTTCCGCGGTGCGAACCTGATCTTCTCGCTGATGCTGTTCGGTTGCTTCATACCGTTCCAGGTGGTGCTGCTGCCGATGGCGCAGATGCTGGGGTTCATGGGCCTGGCAGGCACGCTTTCCGGATTGGTCTTCGTTCACGTGGTCTATGGCATCGGGTTCACCACGCTGTTCTTCCGGAACTACTACGTCACCATCCCGATCGAGTTGGTGAAGGCGGCCAAGGTGGACGGTGCGGGCTTCTTCCGCATCTTCTGGTCCATTTTCATGCCGCTCAGCCTGCCGATCTTGATGGTCACCGTGATCTGGCAGTTTACCCAGATCTGGAATGACTTCCTCTTCGGCGTGAGCTTCAGCCAAGCGGGCACGCAACCCGTGACGGTTGCCTTGAACAATATCGTGAACTCGACGACCGGCGTGAAGGAATACAACGTGGACATGGCCGCCGCCATGATCGCCGCGCTCCCTACGCTGCTCGTCTACGCCTTGGCCGGCAAATACTTCATCCGTGGGCTGACCGCGGGCTCCGTGAAAGGGTGA
- a CDS encoding ABC transporter substrate-binding protein: MKRTVFAAVAAMTLASAPLALAEPQVEVLHWWTSGGEAKSVAVLQKEFAANGGTWTDMPVAGGGGDAAMTTLRARVLSGNAPAAVQLKGPAIQEWHEEGALADISAVAEADGWADLLPASIAGHMKCEGAWCAAPVNVHRVDWIWANAEVLKANGIAMPGTWDEFNAAAKKLQAAGIIPLAHGGQAWQDATVFEAVALGVLGADGFRKAFVELDKDALTSDAMVAVFDQMRTLRGFVDRNFSGRDWNLATAMVINGEAAFQIMGDWAKGEFLAAGKVPGKDFLCASTPGDGFLYNVDSFAMFNVEGEDKKSGQLLLAKLIVGKNFQKTFNLNKGSIPARTDVALDEFDSCAHLSARDMAASSKGGSLLPSYAHGMALRGAQAGAITDVVTAHFNSDMSSADAVKMLAEAVANSM, from the coding sequence ATGAAGAGAACAGTATTCGCGGCTGTTGCGGCCATGACCTTGGCTAGCGCACCTTTGGCCCTTGCCGAACCTCAGGTAGAGGTACTGCACTGGTGGACTTCGGGCGGCGAGGCCAAGTCTGTTGCCGTGCTCCAGAAGGAATTTGCCGCCAACGGCGGCACCTGGACGGACATGCCCGTAGCCGGTGGCGGCGGCGACGCTGCAATGACGACCCTGCGCGCCCGCGTCCTGTCCGGAAACGCACCGGCCGCGGTGCAACTGAAAGGCCCGGCCATCCAGGAGTGGCATGAAGAAGGAGCGCTGGCCGACATCTCGGCCGTGGCCGAGGCTGACGGTTGGGCCGATCTGCTGCCGGCATCGATTGCCGGTCACATGAAATGTGAAGGCGCCTGGTGTGCCGCACCGGTCAATGTCCATCGAGTGGACTGGATCTGGGCCAATGCGGAGGTGCTGAAGGCCAACGGCATCGCAATGCCTGGCACGTGGGACGAGTTCAACGCGGCAGCCAAGAAACTGCAGGCGGCAGGCATCATCCCTCTGGCCCACGGCGGGCAGGCCTGGCAGGACGCCACCGTGTTTGAAGCGGTTGCACTGGGTGTCTTGGGCGCTGACGGCTTCCGCAAAGCCTTCGTCGAATTGGACAAGGATGCCCTGACTTCGGACGCGATGGTTGCCGTCTTCGATCAGATGCGCACTCTGCGCGGTTTCGTCGACCGGAATTTCTCGGGTCGCGACTGGAACCTGGCTACGGCCATGGTGATAAACGGCGAAGCCGCCTTCCAGATCATGGGAGACTGGGCCAAGGGCGAATTCCTGGCCGCTGGCAAGGTGCCGGGAAAGGACTTTCTCTGCGCTTCGACGCCCGGCGACGGGTTTCTGTACAACGTTGACAGCTTTGCAATGTTCAACGTGGAGGGCGAGGACAAGAAGTCCGGCCAGTTGCTGCTGGCCAAGTTGATCGTCGGCAAGAACTTCCAGAAGACATTCAACCTGAACAAGGGTTCGATCCCGGCACGCACGGACGTGGCACTGGACGAGTTCGACAGTTGCGCGCACCTGTCGGCTCGGGATATGGCGGCGAGCTCGAAAGGCGGCTCGCTCTTGCCCAGTTACGCCCATGGCATGGCGCTGCGCGGCGCGCAGGCCGGTGCCATCACCGACGTGGTGACGGCACACTTCAACTCGGACATGTCGTCGGCTGACGCGGTAAAGATGTTGGCCGAGGCCGTTGCCAACTCGATGTAG